CGCGATGGCAAGAAAATCCTGCTCGCCCATATAACCAAAATTCTGCATCACCAATTCGCCATCGCCATTTATGAAAAGAAAAGAAGGGTAGGAGCGAACGCCATATTTTAACGCAATATCACGGCCTTCCCCTTTTTCCATATCAAACCTGGCATTGATAAAATTCGCGTTGTAATATTCTTTAACGGCCGGAAGTGTGAAAATGTTTTTCTCCATTAATTTACATGGACCGCACCAGGAGGCATAAGCATCCATAAAGACCAATTTTTTTTCCTTTTTTGCTTTCGCCAAAATTTCTTTGAAACTGGTGTCCTGGAAATTTATCGTCTCTTGAGAAAATGAGGCTAAATAAATCAATAGGAAGAGTAGGGTAAGTGTTCTTTTCATTTTAAATAAAATTCGTTGCGAAGATAATTATAAAATAATAACCGTATTGCGATAGTGGAGTACAGAAAAAGCGCTTCTTCGCAAATCTGAAAATTAATTTTCGCCTCTGCTACCATCATCACAATGATTGTTTCTTTCTAATTATTAAAGAATCACTCTTCTTTTTATTCCGGTTTATATCCGTCTTTTAAGGTTACCGTTCTATTAAAAACTATTTTATCTGCAGTGGAATCACGGTCTTTAGTGAAGTATCCAATTCTTTGAAACTGGTATGGATGTCCGATTTCTGCATGCGCTAAACTCGGTTCGGCGAATCCCTGAACGATTTTTAAACTGTCAGGATTTAGGAATTCCATAAAGTCTGTTTCTTTTTCTGCATCGGGTTGTGGTGTCGTAAACAATCGGTCGTATACTCTAACTTCTATTGGCAGGGCATGTTTCGCAGAGACCCAATGCAATGTTCCTTTTACTTTTCTTAAACTTTCTTCAGTACCACTTCCAGATTTGCTTTTTTCATCATACGTTGCATAAATGGTTGTGATTTCTCCATTTTCATCCTTATCTACACTCTCCGCTTTAATGATGTATGCAGACTTCAAACGAACTTCGCCACCAAGTTTCAGACGGAAAAATTTCTTGTTCCCTTCTTCTTTAAAATCTTCTCTTTCAATATACAATTCTCTGGAAAACGGAACTTTTCTCGTGCCGGCATCTTCCTGCTCAGGGTTGTTTTCGGTTTCTAACCATTCTTCCTGATCTTCAGGATAATTTGTAATCACCAACTTCACAGGATCAACAATCGCCATAACGCGTGTTGAGATTTTATTTAAATCTTCTCTAACGAAAAATTCGAGGAGTTGAATATCAATTAAATTTTCTCTTTTTGCAACGCCAACCCTTTCAATGAAATTTTTAATGGAAGTCGGAGTGAAACCTAATCTTCGCATTCCGGAAATGGTTGGCATTCTTGGATCGTCCCAGCCTGTTACTGCATTTTCAGCAACGAGTCTTTGTAATTTTCTTTTAGAAGTTATCATGTAAGAAACATTCATTCGTGCAAATTCACGTTGTTTGTTTCGGGTCTTTGACTCGTCGTATACCTGATCCAGATACCAATCGTATAAAGGGCGGTGATTTTCAAATTCTAATGAACACAGAGAATGAGAAATCTGCTCGATATAATCAGATTCACCGTGTGCCCAATCATACATTGGATAAATTTTCCATTTATCTCCGGTTCTATGATGAGGTCTTTTTAAAATACGATACATCACGGGATCACGCATATTCATATTCGGAGAAGTCATATCGATTTTTGCCCGAAGAGACATGGCACCTTCTTCAAATTCGCCATTTTTCATTTTTTCGAAAAGTTCTAAACTTTCCTCCACAGGGCGGTTTCTAAAGGGAGATTCAATTCCGTCTTCAAAAGGATTTTTTCTTTGCTCTGTAATTATTTCTGAAGGTTGCTCGTCCACATACGCTTTTCCGTCCTTGATCATTTGCACAGCCCAATCATATAATTGGTCGAAGTAATCGGAAGCATATAATTCCTTATCATATTTAAATCCAAGCCAGTCAATATCAGCTTTAATAGAATCTACAAATTCCTGCTCTTCTTTTTCCGGATTGGTATCATCAAAACGCAAATTTACAGGAGCTCCGTATTTTTCCCCCAAACCGAAATTAATGCAAATAGCTTTGGTATGTCCCACATGCAGGTAGCCGTTTGGTTCTGGTGGAAATCTGAAACGTAATTTTTCTCTGGATAAACCGTTGGCTAAATCTTCTTCTATAATTTGCTCAATAAAATTGAGAGGTTTTTTATCTTCTTCCATAGGATTGTTCATTTGGCAAATTTAGTTAAAAGTGAGGAAAAGAAAAACTTCGGCGTATCATATTTACAAACTATGATCTCGTGAAGTTAAAGTGATTACTTAGCACGAAATTTACTGAGCAAAAATCATTTTTAAAGTGGTTTAACACTGATGAATAAAAGTTCTGTTATGTGTCAAAAAAAACATAATTTTGCAAACTCTAATTAAAAAACGTTAGAAGTTTTTGACTACTGAAATTCAAGGATTTAAATGACTTTGGCTTTTGCTGTATGTTCCTGAATTAAAAATAATGCATGGGAAGAACTCTATTTTTTTTATCTTCTTCAATTTTCAATAAGAAAAGTTTCAATCTGCTTTTTCTACTTTGCTTTTCACAAATCGCTGCTCAGATATTTGTGAAAGAGGGTACGCCTCTTACCGTAAAACCCGGTAGTTTTATTTCCTCAGATACCATTATTTATGAAAGTAAGTCTTCAATAGAAAATAATTCTTCGGTAAATGGCGGTGGAAAGATTTATGTGGCAAAAGGTGCGATAATTACAGATTTAAGTCATCAATTAAAAGCTGAATTGATCTGTGTAAATAGTACTAGATCAAGTCAAGGAGAGAAATTAAAACCTTTAAAAAAGATAACAAAAACTCAGATTTCTGCTGTTAAGCCTGTCAAAAAAGCAGAAATTGTGGTGAGAAATAAACCTTCTTTCTACCAATCAACAAACACTGAAGAATTTTATTCTAAAAGAGGGAGTGGTACTTTTGCAGTCTTTGCAGGTTCTGCTTTTACTCTTAAAAAAAATCAGAACGCTCAGGCGATCCTATTTAAAAAATCACTTGTCTATTTTTATTTACAAGAGAAGCAAAATAGTACTATAACGTCCTATCTTATTTTTTCTGCAGATGTGGTGGAGGGGATCAAAATGCGTGGTCCCCCAAAATCCTGGTTTTCTTAGTATTTTTTTTGAGTTCAAAAAACAACACAGATCAACGCTGTCTCCTGGAGACATATCTTAACAATTAATTAAAATTAAATGAAATTTTTATACAAACGACAATCTTTATCGTTTTCTAGAGTATTGTCAGTTATTATTTTTTTCCTTCTAAGCCAAAATAATC
This DNA window, taken from Kaistella carnis, encodes the following:
- a CDS encoding glutamine--tRNA ligase/YqeY domain fusion protein: MEEDKKPLNFIEQIIEEDLANGLSREKLRFRFPPEPNGYLHVGHTKAICINFGLGEKYGAPVNLRFDDTNPEKEEQEFVDSIKADIDWLGFKYDKELYASDYFDQLYDWAVQMIKDGKAYVDEQPSEIITEQRKNPFEDGIESPFRNRPVEESLELFEKMKNGEFEEGAMSLRAKIDMTSPNMNMRDPVMYRILKRPHHRTGDKWKIYPMYDWAHGESDYIEQISHSLCSLEFENHRPLYDWYLDQVYDESKTRNKQREFARMNVSYMITSKRKLQRLVAENAVTGWDDPRMPTISGMRRLGFTPTSIKNFIERVGVAKRENLIDIQLLEFFVREDLNKISTRVMAIVDPVKLVITNYPEDQEEWLETENNPEQEDAGTRKVPFSRELYIEREDFKEEGNKKFFRLKLGGEVRLKSAYIIKAESVDKDENGEITTIYATYDEKSKSGSGTEESLRKVKGTLHWVSAKHALPIEVRVYDRLFTTPQPDAEKETDFMEFLNPDSLKIVQGFAEPSLAHAEIGHPYQFQRIGYFTKDRDSTADKIVFNRTVTLKDGYKPE